Part of the Streptomyces antimycoticus genome, CGCCGCCCCTTCCAGGCGGTGTAGCTGACGGCGACCGGCCGGCGGTCCCGCGCGGCCTCCGCGAGCATCAGCAGCACGCTCGTCTCCGGGATGACCACGGGACGGGCGGGGGCGGTGAAGTCGGCGGTGGCCAGCAGCGCGTCCAGCCGGCGGCCGAGCGCCTCGGGCAGCACCCGGCGCACCTTGGCGGCGGCGCTCTCCGCCGCCGCGACGGACGTGGTCACCAGCCCGGCCCGGCGCCCGGCGACCAGGCCGAGCAGCACGGCCAGCGCCTCCTCGTCGGTGAGCATCAGCGGGGGCATCCGGTAGCCGGGGGCGAGCCGGTAGCCGCCGTAGCGGCCGCGCACCGAACGGACCGGGACGTCCAGGTCGATCAGGTGGCCGATGTAGCGCCGGACGGTGCGCTCGTCCACACCGAGCCGGTCGGCCAGGTCGGCGACGGTACGGGTGCCACCTGCCTGCAAGATTTCCAGCAGGGCGAGCACGCGGGCGGTCGGTCGGGTCATGCCCGGAAGTATGGCGCGGATACCGGGCGGCTCCTGTCCGGTATCCCTCCTAGCGTGTGGGCCATGGCAACCTACGTACTTCTTCCCGGGTTCTGGCTCGGGGCCTGGGCCTGGCGCCCCGTGGCGGCCGACCTGCGCGCCCGCGGGCACGACGTCCATCCGCTCAGCCTGACCGGGATGGGCGAGCGGGCGCACCTGGCCCGGCCCGACACCGACGTGGAGACGCACATCACCGATGTGCTCAACCTGATCCGTTACGAGGATCTGCACGACGTGGTCCTGGTCGGGCACAGCTATGCCGGTGCGGTGGTGGTCCCGAGCGTGGCGGACCGGATGCCGGACCGGATCAGGCGGATGGTGTTCATCGACGGCGGTCCGCTGCCGGACGGGATGTCCCAGGCAGAGTTCGTCCCGCCGGAGGAGCGGACGCGCAATGCCGAGCTGGTCCGCGAGGAGGGACACGGCTGGCAGTTGCCGCCACCGCCGTGGCATCAGCTGGCCTCCGGGGTGTCCGGGCTGCCGGACGGCACGCTCGAACGGCTGGTGCGGCTGTCGGTGCCGCAGCCGTGGGCCACCGCCACCACACCGGTCCGGCTGACCGAGGCGTGGGAGAAGCTGCCGCGGCTGCACGTGCTGTGCGGCTTCTCGGTGGAGCAGGTCCGGGCGCGCATCGCCACCGTTCCGGCCTTCCGCCACATGGCGACCGAGAGTTCGGCGTACCGGGAGCTGCCCGGCTGGCACTGGCCGATGTTCGACCGGCCCGGTGAGCTGGCGGCGATCCTGCACCAGACGGCCTGACCGGCACGACTCACCGCTTGGAGCGGCGCGCCGCCCGGCTCCCGTGGCGAGCCTTGCGAAAGATCAAAATCACCTGTCAGGGTGGTGACGTGAATCTGGAGCATGTCTTTCTGTGTGGGAACCCCGCTCTCGACTTCGCCGCGACGTTGCGCGCTCGCCGCTCGGTGCGGTTCGAGATGTTCGTGTCACCGGACCGGTTGGACGCCTGGTACCTGGAGTCCGGAATCGTCGACACCGTCTCCGCCAGTCAGCATGCCGACGTCGAGCGCGCGGTGGCCCTACGGGAGGCCATCTACGAGCTGGTCACCGCCCGGGTCGCGGGGGATCCCTACGACAGCGAGGCACTCGCCGTGGTGAATGACACGGCCCGCAAGCCTGCCGCGGCGCCGCAACTCACCGCGAGCGGGCGGCGGACGGACGCGACATCGCAAGAGGCGCTCTCCACGGTGGCACGGCATGCCGTCGAGCTCCTCAGCGGTCCGGATGTGCCGCTCCTCAAGGAGTGCGGCAACCCCGAATGCACCCGTGTCTACATCGACCGGTCGCGAGGCGGGCGCCGGCAGTGGTGCGCGATGGACCCCTGTGGCAGACAAGCTCAAGGCGGCCGCGTACCGCGCCCGCAAGCGGCAGGCCCAGGAGTCTGCCGCGCGGTGATGAGCACTCCGCCTGCCCGTCGCTGATCACACGGCCCGCCTCGTGGCCGACGACCGTCGGCAGATGCATGTCTTGCGACTCTAGACAGGACTGGACATGTATGGCTAACTACCGGACATGCCTAAACAGGTCCTCAAGCATCAGCGCATCGCCCGCGTTCTGGCCCGTGAGATTCACAGCGGCGCCCTGGAGCCGGGCAGCAGGCTGCCCGGCGAACACGCGCTCACCCGGCGCTTCGCGGTCAGCAGGGCCACCGTTCGGCAGGCGCTGGACGAGCTCAGCAAGCAAGGGCTGATCTCCACCCACGCGGGCGTCGGCTCGTTCGTCACCTTCGACGGCGGCCTGCTGGACAACCGCCTGGGCTGGACCAGGGCGCTGGCCGACCAGGGCGCCCGGGTCACCACCGAGGTCCTCCGCCTCGAAGCGGTGCGCGATGCCCGGCTGGCCGGGGAGCTGGGCATCGAGGGCGTCGAGTTCATGGCGCTGGACCGGTTGCGCGTGCTGCCGGAGGGCACCGCGGTCGCGCTGGAGCGCAGCAGGGTTCCGATGGCCCCGGCCCTGGCCGACGTCCCGCTCGGCGGGCTCCTCGACGGCTCGCTGACCAAGACCCTCGCCGCGGTCGGCATCCGCGCCACCCACGGGGACGAGTGGGCCTCCGTACGGCAACTGGCCGCCGACGAGGCGACACTGCTCCGCCGCCAGGAGGGCGAGGTGTGGCTCAACACCCGCCGGGTCAGCCGCGGAGCCGATGGCCAGATCGTCGAGCAGGTGACCAGCCTGCTGGACCCGGCCCGCTTCCAACTGCACCTGGGCTTCGGCGAGCAGCCCCAATGAGAGCCCCGACCAGACCCCACGCGGCGCCCGCCCTCCCCGACGTACAGCCTCCGCGCACCGACAGGAATCCCGAATGAACCACCAGCACGACCGCGCGCTCGGCGCCCTCTACGGCCTGGCGATGGGCGACGCCCTCGGCATGCCCACCCAGATCATGTCCCGGGCGTCCATCGTCGCCCGGTTCGGCACCGTCACCGGTTTCGAGCCGGGCCCCGAAGACAACCCGGTGAGCGCCGGAATGCCCGCCGGTTCGGTCACGGACGACACCGATCAGGCCGTCATCGTCGGCCGGTTGCTGACCGGGTCCGGCGGGCGGATCGAACCGCTGCGGCTCGCGCACGAACTCCTGGAGTGGGAGCGCGCCATGAAGGCCAAGGGCTCCTTCGACCTGCTCGGCCCCTCCACCAAGGCGGCCCTGGAGGCCGTGTCGCGCGGTGTACCGCCGGAGGAGGCGGGCAAGGCCGGTGCCACCAACGGCGCGGCGATGCGGATCACCCCCGTCGGCGTCGCCTTCCCCGACACCCCGCTGGAGCCCTTCCTCGACCGGGTCGCGGAGGCGTGCCAGGTCACCCATGACACCTCCATCGGCATCGCCTCCGCCGCCGCCGTGGCCGCGGCGGTGAGCCGGGGCATCGACGGCGGCGATCTGGAGGACGCCTTCGGCGCGGCGGTCACGGCGGCCGCGGCAGGGGCCGAGCGCGGCCACTGGGTCGCCGGCGCCGATATCGCCGCCCGTATCGGCTGGGCCGTGGAGCTGGTCCGCGGTCTGCCCGAGCGGCAGGCCCTGGACCGCGTCTGCGACCTGGTCGGCACCAGCGTCGCCAGCCAGGAGTCGGTCCCCGCCGCCTTCGCCGTGCTGGCCCTCGCCGAGGGTGAGCCGTGGCGGGCCTGTCTGCTGGCGGCCAACCTCGGCGGTGACTGCGACACCATCGGCGCCATCGCGGGCGCCATAGCCGGTGCCGTCAGCGGGGCCTCGGGCCTGCCCGACGAGGCCCTCGCCACTCTGCGCTCGGTCAACGGTCTCGACCTGGAACCGCTGGCCACGGCCCTGCTCGCGCTGCGCGCCGGCACGGCCGAGTGACCCCCACACCCGCCCTCATATCCGCACCGGAGCGCCCCCGGACAGAAAGACAGGTACCACCATGGCGGCTTCAGAGAACGACCGCGTCGGCTCCGTGGAGACCCGAGGCATCGAACCGGTCCCGGACGCCGAGCGCCACGGCCACGCGAGCCAGATGTTCTGGACCTGGTTCGCCGCGAACATCAGCATCCTCGGCCTGCCGCTCGGCGCGGCCCTCGTCAGCTTCCGCGGCCTGAACATCTGGCAGGCGGCCGTCGTGGCCATTCTCGGGTCCTTCGGCTCCTTCGCCCTGGTGGGCGCCCTCAGCATCGCCGGGAAGCGGGGCGGAGCGCCCGCCCTCACCCTCTCCCGCGCGGTGTTCGGAGTCCGCGGCAACGCCGGCCCCACGCTGGTCACCTGGATGAGCCGGCTCGGTTGGGAGACCATCAACACCACCACGGCCGCCTTCGCCCTGCTGGCACTGCTCGACGTCGCCTTCGGCATCCGGCGGAACACCGTCCTGACCGTGGTGTGTCTGCTGGTCTTCATCGGCTGCACACTGCTGATCAGCGGTCTGGGCCACGCCACCATCATGTGGATCAACAGGTGGGCCAGCTATATCTTCGGCCTGCTCAACCTGGTCGTGATCATCTTCCTCGCGACCACCGTGGACTGGGACAAGGTCTTCCACGCCCCGGTCGGATCGGTGAGTGCGATGGTCGTGGGCGTCGGCATGATCGCCGCCGGTACCGGGATCGGCTGGGCCAACACGGGCGCCGACTACGCCCGTTACCTGCCCCGGCGGATTCCCGGTGGCAGGCTGGTGGCCGCTTCCGCCTTCGGCGCCGGTATCCCGCTGGTCGTGCTGATTTCGCTGGGCTCGCTCCTCGCGGCGGGAGAACCGAATCTCGCCTCCGCCTCCGACCCCGTCTCGGCGATCAACACGATGCTGCCGTCGTGGATGTCCATCCCGTATCTGATCGCCGCGTTCGGCGGACTGCTGCTCTCCAACCACCTGTCCGTCTACTCGGCCGGACTCACCATGATCACCCTGGGCATACGGGTCCGGCGCACCCTCGCCGTCGGCCTGGACGTGGTCGTCACCTTCGCGGGCGGGATCTACTTCATCCTGATCGCCAAGGACTTCTACGGACCGTTCATCACCTTCCTCACCCTCCTCGCCGTGCCCATCAACGCCTGGGTGGGCGTCTTCGCGGTCGACCTGATGCTCCGCCGGTCCTATGACGGCGCGGCGCTGATGGACGTCGGCCGGTCCAGCCGCTACTGGTTCCGGGGCGGGATCGCCTGGGCCGCGATGATCGCCTGGGCGGCGGCCATCGTGGTGGGCCTGCTGTTCACCGAGGCGAGCACCAGCGCGACCGACGTGTGGTTCTCCGGGCCGTTGTCCCACAGCTGGATCGGGTCCAACGGGCTGGGGTGGGTGGTGACCCTGCTGCTCGCCGCCGCCGTCTACGCCGTGCTGCGCAGGTTCGACGGCACCGTCCGCGAGGAGGCGTCCGGGCAGCGTCCCCAGCAGCAGGTGCTGCCCGCCCCGGCCGCGCGGGAGCTCTCATGAGCGGCCACGACGGCACCCTCGGAGCCCCCGGCGAGGTCATGGACGGCCGGCTGGTCCTGCTCGGCAACGCCATCGTCGACCTGGTGATGCGGGTGCCCGCACTGCCCGAACGTGGCGGCGACATCGTCTCCACGGACACCACCCTCACCACGGGCGGCGGATTCAATGTCCTCACCGCCGCCCGCCGCCTGGGCCTGCCGGCCGTGTACGCGGGCGCCCATGGCACCGGGCCGTTCGGCGACCGGGTGCGGGCCGACCTCGTCCGGGAAGGCATCGAGATGGTGCTGACTCCGATAGGGGAGGAGGACACCGGCTTCTGCGTCGCCTTCGTGGACGGCGGCGGCGAGCGCACCTTCGCCACCAGTCTCGGAGCGGAGGCCCGGCTGACCGAGGCCCACGCGACGTCCGTGCTCGCCGCGCTGCGCCCCGGCGACCTGGTGCAGATCTCCGGCTACGGGCTCGCCTACCCGGTCAACGGCCCGGTCCTGGCCTCGCTCGTCGCCCGGCTGCCGGAGCACATCCGGGTCTTTCTCGATCCGGGTCCCCTGGCCGACCAGATCCCGGAGGAGGTGCTGGCACCGGTTCTGGAGCGCTGCGACTGGGTCAGCTGCAACCAGCGTGAGGGGCGGTTGCTGACCGGCCGGGACGACGCCCAGGAGGCCGCGGCCGCGCTCGCCGCCCGGCTGGGCCCGCGCACCGGTGTGCTTCTGCGGGCCGACGCGGCCGGCTGCTGGCTGGTCCCGCCCGGTGGAGAGCCCCTGCACATCCCCGGCCGCCGGGTGACCGCGGTCGACAGCAACGGCGCGGGCGACGCCCATACGGGAGCGTTCCTGGCCCTCCTCGGCCACGGGCTTGACCCGGGCACCGCCGTACGGGGTGCCAATGCCGCGGCCGCCTTCGCGGTGACCCGGCACGGCCCCGCCACCGGACCGACCCTCGGCGAGCTGGTGGACTTCCTCGACGGCGAGCCCCTCGCGGCGCGGCTGTCCTCGGCGCTCGGGCGGTAGCCCGCTCGCGCGCTCGCGTCACGGAGGTTCCCCCTCCGTGACGCGAGCGCGCGCTTCACCCGGCGGTGTCGGAAGTGTCCTTCCCTTCGGGCGTGTGCCCATCGTCGCCGAGGACGTGGTCGCGTACCGCGGTCAGGATGCGGTCCGAGAGGTCGTCGCCCGCGCAGGCCCGTGACAGGACCAACGCCCCGATCATGGTGGACAGTTCGACCAGAATCGTCCCTTCGTCCGGCGAGTCGTCGCCGGACTTCCTCGTGATTCGCTCCATTCCGTCGACCAGCTTGCGCATGCCATCGGCGTACGCCCTTCGTAGCGGGTCGCCGGGCTCCGCGCGCGCGGCGTCCACCGCCAGTGCCGCGGCGGCGCACCCCAGCGCGGGGTTGTCGCGGTGGAGGGTGGACAGATAGGTCGCCAGGAAGGTCGCCCGGGCGCCGCGGCCGCGCTCCTCGCCCGTGTCCTGGCCCGCGTTTCCGTCCGCGTCAGGGCCCGCGCCCTCGGCCTCGGCGAGGTCGTCCATGGCCGCGAGGCGTTCGGCGAACGCGGCCGTGCACGCCTGGGCGATCAGATCGTCCTTCGAGGCGAAATGGCGGTAGAACCCGCCGTGGGTCAGACCCGCCGCCGCCATCGCCTGGGGAACGCTCACCTTGTCGGCGCCGTGGGTGCGCACCAGCTTCGCGGTGGCCGCGATCACCTGCTCGCGGTGGCGCTCGGCCTCGGCTCGGGATGCTCGGGGCATGGTCGGTACTTCCTTCTGCGTCAGTTGCCGGACTCGGGTACGGGATGCCGGTACCGCACCGATGATATTTGCGACCGGTTATAGATGATGCTAATAATCTATTTTAGCGCGCCACAGGGACGGCGGCCTCACGGTCCGCCGCCCCTGCCGGTTCGAGCGCGCTCTTGGACAAGGAGGGTCCGACATGGTTGCGATCGATGGTTCCGTGGTGCTGGTGACCGGAGGTCAACGTGGCATCGGCAAGGCGTTCGTGGAGGCGCTGCTGGAGCGTGGAGCGGCGAAGGTCTACGCGACCGCACGGAAGCCCAGCCCCAGCGAGGACCCGCGGGTCGAGGCCGTTTCCCTCGATGTCACCGACGCGGACGCGGTCGCGGCCCTCGCCGACCGGGCCGCGGATGTGAACATCGTCATCAACAACGCGGGGGTGCTGCTGCCCTCGCCGCTGCTGACGGCGGACATGACCGATGTGGTGGCGACATTCGAAACGAATGTCTTCGGGGCGCTGCGGGTGGCACGTGGCTTCGCCCCGGTCCTGCGGGCGAATGGCGGTGGCGCGCTGGTCGACATGCACTCCGTGCTGTCCTGGGGCGCCGGCGCGGCCGCCTACGGCGCCTCGAAGGCCGCACTGTGGTCGATGACGAACTCTCTCCGGGTCGAGCTGACGCCGCAGGGGACCCAGGTCGTCGGCGTGCACCTCGGTTTCGCCGACACCGACATGGTCGCCGGAATTCCGGGCCAGAAGCTCTCACCCGCCGAAGTGGCCAGGACGGTTCTGGACGGCATCGAGGACGGCGCCAGCGAGGTGCTCGTCGACGATGTGACCCGGCAGATGAAGGCGGCGCTCGCCGGGCCGGTGGAGGGCCTCACCGTCTCCCTCGGTCGCTGACCGGCCACGGCGATCTCCACCGGTCACCACCGTCGCCTCTGGCCACCATCATTGTCTTCGAAGGAGAGAGCCATGCCCCTGTGGCACATCTACCATCCGGTCGACGCCTATTCCGCCGAGCAGAAGCGGCAATTCGCGGCGGACGTCACGGAGTACTACACCCAGGTCGGGCTGCCGAAGTTCTACGTCGTCACCCTCTTCCATGACATCCCGGAGTCCTCGTTCCTGGTCGGCGGCGAGCCGTCGAACCGCACCGTCCGGGTCGTGGTCGAGCACATCGCCCGCCACTTGTCGGACCCCGAGACGAGGAAGAGGTCCGTCGAGGGGCTCGACCGCGTGCTGGCCCCTCACACCCGGGACCGCGGGCTGTACTGCGAGTTCCACATCGACGAGACGGCCCGGGATCTCTGGATGATCGACGGGATGGCGCCGCCGCCCCGCGCAGCGAGGCGGAACAGGTCTGGGCGCGTGAGAACCGGCCGCTGCCGTACTGACCGCCGACCATGACCGCGGCACGGCAGCGCGAGGCCGCCGACGGCGATCGGCGGCCTCGCGGGAGATCCCGTGGCCGAGCGGGGGCGGGTCTGGTTGGATCACGGTATGGCCCCTGCGGATACACGGAAGATCGGGATCCTGCTGTTCCCGGATGTGGAAGAGCTCGACGCCATCGGCCCATGGGAGGTGCTGTCGTACTGGACGCGCACCTTCGCCGAGGATGGGTGGCAGGTGTTCTGCTTCTCCGCCGACGGCAACCCCGTGACCTGTGCGAAGGGGCTCACCGTCGAGGCGCATCAGGCGATGGCCGAACTGCCCGCACTGGATGTGCTGCTGCACCCCGGCGGCCGGGGGACCCGGCCCCAGCTGAAGGATGACCAGCACCTGGAGTGGGTCCGGTCCCAGCGGCGCTCGGTTCCCCTGATGACCAGCGTGTGCACGGGGTCGCTGGTCTACGCGGCGGCCGGGCTGCTGGCCGGGCGGCCCGCGACCACGCATTGGGGGTCGCTGGACCTGCTCGCGGAGCTCGACCCGACGATCGACGTACGGCCCGACGAGCGGTTCGTCGACGACGGTGACGTGATCACCTCCGCGGGGGTCTCGGCCGGTATCGACATGGCGCTTCACCTGGTCGCCCGGCTGGCCTCGCCGGAGCGCGCACGTCAGGTGCGACGTGGCATCCAGTACGACCCGCAGCCACCGGTGTGAGCACAGCGCACCGGCGGAGCGGCAGGGGTCAGCCGGGGCTCGAGCGGCCGTGCCGCCAGTACCCGAAGAACGCGATGTCCGGCTTCGGTACGCCGCGGTCCCGCACCAGATGGCGGCGCACCCCGGTCGCCAGCCCGGCCTCCCCGGCGACCCAGGTGTAGAACCGGCCCGGCCGCGGCGACGACGTCCTGACCGCGTCGAGGGCCAGCCTGCCGGGCAGCGCGTCCGCG contains:
- a CDS encoding purine-cytosine permease family protein, producing MAASENDRVGSVETRGIEPVPDAERHGHASQMFWTWFAANISILGLPLGAALVSFRGLNIWQAAVVAILGSFGSFALVGALSIAGKRGGAPALTLSRAVFGVRGNAGPTLVTWMSRLGWETINTTTAAFALLALLDVAFGIRRNTVLTVVCLLVFIGCTLLISGLGHATIMWINRWASYIFGLLNLVVIIFLATTVDWDKVFHAPVGSVSAMVVGVGMIAAGTGIGWANTGADYARYLPRRIPGGRLVAASAFGAGIPLVVLISLGSLLAAGEPNLASASDPVSAINTMLPSWMSIPYLIAAFGGLLLSNHLSVYSAGLTMITLGIRVRRTLAVGLDVVVTFAGGIYFILIAKDFYGPFITFLTLLAVPINAWVGVFAVDLMLRRSYDGAALMDVGRSSRYWFRGGIAWAAMIAWAAAIVVGLLFTEASTSATDVWFSGPLSHSWIGSNGLGWVVTLLLAAAVYAVLRRFDGTVREEASGQRPQQQVLPAPAARELS
- a CDS encoding alpha/beta fold hydrolase, producing the protein MATYVLLPGFWLGAWAWRPVAADLRARGHDVHPLSLTGMGERAHLARPDTDVETHITDVLNLIRYEDLHDVVLVGHSYAGAVVVPSVADRMPDRIRRMVFIDGGPLPDGMSQAEFVPPEERTRNAELVREEGHGWQLPPPPWHQLASGVSGLPDGTLERLVRLSVPQPWATATTPVRLTEAWEKLPRLHVLCGFSVEQVRARIATVPAFRHMATESSAYRELPGWHWPMFDRPGELAAILHQTA
- a CDS encoding tautomerase family protein — its product is MPLWHIYHPVDAYSAEQKRQFAADVTEYYTQVGLPKFYVVTLFHDIPESSFLVGGEPSNRTVRVVVEHIARHLSDPETRKRSVEGLDRVLAPHTRDRGLYCEFHIDETARDLWMIDGMAPPPRAARRNRSGRVRTGRCRTDRRP
- a CDS encoding SDR family oxidoreductase, yielding MVAIDGSVVLVTGGQRGIGKAFVEALLERGAAKVYATARKPSPSEDPRVEAVSLDVTDADAVAALADRAADVNIVINNAGVLLPSPLLTADMTDVVATFETNVFGALRVARGFAPVLRANGGGALVDMHSVLSWGAGAAAYGASKAALWSMTNSLRVELTPQGTQVVGVHLGFADTDMVAGIPGQKLSPAEVARTVLDGIEDGASEVLVDDVTRQMKAALAGPVEGLTVSLGR
- a CDS encoding TetR/AcrR family transcriptional regulator, whose translation is MPRASRAEAERHREQVIAATAKLVRTHGADKVSVPQAMAAAGLTHGGFYRHFASKDDLIAQACTAAFAERLAAMDDLAEAEGAGPDADGNAGQDTGEERGRGARATFLATYLSTLHRDNPALGCAAAALAVDAARAEPGDPLRRAYADGMRKLVDGMERITRKSGDDSPDEGTILVELSTMIGALVLSRACAGDDLSDRILTAVRDHVLGDDGHTPEGKDTSDTAG
- a CDS encoding DJ-1/PfpI family protein; its protein translation is MAPADTRKIGILLFPDVEELDAIGPWEVLSYWTRTFAEDGWQVFCFSADGNPVTCAKGLTVEAHQAMAELPALDVLLHPGGRGTRPQLKDDQHLEWVRSQRRSVPLMTSVCTGSLVYAAAGLLAGRPATTHWGSLDLLAELDPTIDVRPDERFVDDGDVITSAGVSAGIDMALHLVARLASPERARQVRRGIQYDPQPPV
- a CDS encoding PfkB family carbohydrate kinase produces the protein MSGHDGTLGAPGEVMDGRLVLLGNAIVDLVMRVPALPERGGDIVSTDTTLTTGGGFNVLTAARRLGLPAVYAGAHGTGPFGDRVRADLVREGIEMVLTPIGEEDTGFCVAFVDGGGERTFATSLGAEARLTEAHATSVLAALRPGDLVQISGYGLAYPVNGPVLASLVARLPEHIRVFLDPGPLADQIPEEVLAPVLERCDWVSCNQREGRLLTGRDDAQEAAAALAARLGPRTGVLLRADAAGCWLVPPGGEPLHIPGRRVTAVDSNGAGDAHTGAFLALLGHGLDPGTAVRGANAAAAFAVTRHGPATGPTLGELVDFLDGEPLAARLSSALGR
- a CDS encoding GntR family transcriptional regulator; its protein translation is MPKQVLKHQRIARVLAREIHSGALEPGSRLPGEHALTRRFAVSRATVRQALDELSKQGLISTHAGVGSFVTFDGGLLDNRLGWTRALADQGARVTTEVLRLEAVRDARLAGELGIEGVEFMALDRLRVLPEGTAVALERSRVPMAPALADVPLGGLLDGSLTKTLAAVGIRATHGDEWASVRQLAADEATLLRRQEGEVWLNTRRVSRGADGQIVEQVTSLLDPARFQLHLGFGEQPQ
- a CDS encoding ADP-ribosylglycohydrolase family protein, yielding MNHQHDRALGALYGLAMGDALGMPTQIMSRASIVARFGTVTGFEPGPEDNPVSAGMPAGSVTDDTDQAVIVGRLLTGSGGRIEPLRLAHELLEWERAMKAKGSFDLLGPSTKAALEAVSRGVPPEEAGKAGATNGAAMRITPVGVAFPDTPLEPFLDRVAEACQVTHDTSIGIASAAAVAAAVSRGIDGGDLEDAFGAAVTAAAAGAERGHWVAGADIAARIGWAVELVRGLPERQALDRVCDLVGTSVASQESVPAAFAVLALAEGEPWRACLLAANLGGDCDTIGAIAGAIAGAVSGASGLPDEALATLRSVNGLDLEPLATALLALRAGTAE